Genomic segment of Candidatus Chlorohelix allophototropha:
CCCGGTAATCGAAGTTGCAATGGCTGGCGAAAATAGAGTTAAGACAATCGCGCAAGAGCACAGGGGTTTTATAATTAACAATAATAATATCGAGGTCGGTTACAAACTTTCCCGTTTCATTTTTAGGAGCGAGGTCGGTCGCAGCTACCCTCTGCGTGGCGCTTAGTTCTGATTCAGGCAATTTTCACCCTTTGTACCAGATTTACATTAATGCAGCCTAAATTATCTTGACGATGGGATTATAGCAAAATCCGGGGTGGTTGGAAATAGCTGCATAAAGCCTGATTGGGGAGGCGTAATTAACCATAACTCCCCAGACAGGCAGACGCAATTTTTAACGGGGCTGCAACTTACTCAATAATTCGGCGGCAAGATCGAGCGTTTCAGGCTTCTTACAGAAAGTAAAGCGTACTTTGCTTTTACCAAATTCCGGGTGACGGTAGAAGCTGCTGCCCGGTACTGACCCCACCCCAATCTCGTCCACCAAATAGCGCGCAAAAGTCATATCATCGGGAAAACCGAAGCGGCTTATGTCGGTCATAATGTAGTATGCCCCGTTGGGCTTATAAACCTCGAAACCAGCTTTTTCCAGAATACCAACCATTTTGTTGCGCTTTTCCAGATACATATTTTGCAAATCATGATAATAACTGTCTGGGAAAGCCAGCGCAGTAGCAGCGCCCTCCTGCAAAGGAGCAGCCGCACCTACTGTAAGAAAGTCGTGAACCTTGCGAATGGCAGATGAGATATGTGGCGGCGCGATTAACCAGCCAATACGCCATCCGGTTGCGCTATAGGTTTTGGAAAGCCCGCTGATAGTAATCGTATGGTCGTACATACCGGGTAGGGTAGCAAGGCTGACATGCTCGCCTTCGTACACCATATGCTCGTAAATTTCATCGGTAATCGCCACCACGTTCCATTTCTGGCACAACGCACCGATAAATTCCAATTCGGCACGGTTGAACACTTTCCCGGTTGGGTTGTTGGGTGTATTAATAATAATAGCGCGAGTTTTATTGTTAAAGGCAGCCGTCAGTTCATCCTCATCGAAATGCCAATCCGGTTCATGCAAGGTAACGAAACGCGGTTGTGCGCCGGAGAGAATCGCATCCGGACCATAGTTCTCATAGAAAGGCTCGAATACAATAACCTCATCGCCGGGGTCAACTACTGCCAGCATGGCTGCCATCATCGCTTCGGTTGCGCCACATGCCACCGTTATTTCGCGTTCTGGGTCGGGATGAAAACCGCTAAACTTTGCTACTTTTGCCGCAATCGCATGGCGCAGCGATTTAGAACCCCATGTGATGGCATACTGGTTTATATCGGCGTGAATAGCGCGACTGGCAGCCTCTTTCATCGCGGAGGGCGCGGGGAAATCCGGGAAGCCCTGTGCCAAATTAACGCCGGGCTTATCGCCCCTTGCCAGAAAAATACGAGTCATCTCCCGAATAACCGACTCAGAAAACATCCCGGCTTTCTGCGAGATACGTACAGCCATAATTTCTCCAGTTCCAGAATAACAGTTGATGGTAAAAAGATAGGCATCAGGTTAAAGGGTTAAGCAAAACCCACACCTGATGCCTGATAATTCTAAACCTATTTGTTAGGCGTAATCTTGTCGTATTTGACCGAAGCTTTGCTCAGAATAGCATCGGGCAATTTGACACCCATCAACTGAGCGCCCTCAAGATTTACTACCAAACCGAAATCCTTTTCCTTTTCAATATCTACTTTGCTGGCAGCTTCGCCGTTTAGAATGCGTGAAGCCAGTTTAGCGGAAGAAACGCCGTTGTTATAGTAGTCAATGCCATAAGCCAGCGCAACCCCACGCGGACCTGAGGAGGGATCATTGGAAATAACGGGCTTCTTCTTGGCAATTGCCACCTGCACCAATGCTTCCAATTGATCTACCACCGATACGTCGGTAGTGCTGAAGAATACATCCACCTTATCGGCAATTGATTGGGCGGCTTGTTGCACTTCCTCACGCTTGCTGATAGGCGCTTCAACAATGGTCAAACCAAGACCCGGTGCTTCTTGCTTGGCAATATCGGTATTAACCGCGCTATTCTGCTCGCTAGTAGTCCAGACCAGACCAATATTCTTGGCATTTGGCGCTACTACCTTTGCATATTCAAGCGCTTCCTTAATCGGAGCAAGCGCCTGCACGCCTGTCACATTGCCATGGTCGGTAGGGGTTTTTACCACATCCTTCAATGCCACGTAAGGGTTAGTAGTAGCATTGAAAACAATCGGAGTGTTAGGGTTGGTATTGTACATATTAACCAACGCCTGTGTACCTACCGCCACAATCAGGTCGGGTTTTTCATCGCGGAACTTGTCACCGATGGTTTTCAAGCTGGGGATATCGCCGTTAGCATCACCCAAACTGTAGGTTACGTTCTTACCTTCAATAAAACCGCAAGTAGCCAAGCCCTCTTTAGTACCTTTAATAGCGTTGGAAAGCGCGGGAATGGGCGCTTGCACTGCAATGGCTATTTTGTAAGTCTTGCCATTGGTAGCAGCAGCGGTTGGCGCGGTGCAAGCCACGCTCTTGGCAGCACCACCTGCTCCGGTAGTAGCAGCAACGGCAGTGGTTGCGCTTGCGGTAGTGACTACACTGGCTGTAGTAGCGCCTGCGGTAGTGGCTGCACTCGCTGTTGTCGCACCAGCGGTGGTTGCGCCTGCGGTAGTAGCAGCGCCCGCTGTTGTCGCAGCTGCAGTGGTAGCAGCAGCGGTAGTAGTTGCGGGTACAGATGTAGCGGTATTATCACCGCAAGCCGCTAAAAAAGTGACCAGCGCAAGACTCAACGCCAAGAATAAAGAAACCCGGCGTAGGTTAAAACTAGCGAATTTTCTCAATTTCATCTCCTCCATAAATATCAGACGGGACAACCAACAATAGGTTTGGCATTAAAACCGGATGGGAAGGCTAACTTAACAACAATTCATCATCTACTATAGAGTCATCCAGCTTGCCCTTTCCGCGTAGCTCCGTAAATTTATTAATCAGGTCGGTAACGGTAAGACGGGCGCGCTCTTCACCTCTCAAATCTAAAATTATCTGCCCCTGATGCATCATCAGCGTCCGAGTTCCCATCGAAAGCGCCTGGCTCATATTATGAGTCACCATTAAAGTAGTTAAATGATAGTCACGTACCAGCTTGTTAGTTAACTGAAGCACCTGTTCGGCGGTAGCAGGGTCAAGTGCGGCTATATGCTCATCCAACAACAATACGCGGGGCTTGGTAAGAGTCGCCATCAAAAGGGTAAGCGATTGGCGTTGCCCACCTGAAAGCAAACCGACCTTGCTTTGCAAACGATCTTCTAAGCCCAAACCCAGCAATGCCAAATGTTCCCGAAAAACAGGGCGATCCTTGCGCCGTAGCCCTTGCCCCAACCCCCGCCGTTTGCCTCGCAGCAACGCAATCGCCATGTTCTGTTCTATGGACATTGAGGCGGCAGTGCCACGTAACGGGTCTTGAAATACCCGTCCGACTAACCGAGCGCGGTGATGTTCTGCCCAGCGAGTGACATCGGTATTATCTATATAAATCTTCCCCTCATCTGGTTGGAAAACGCCTGCCACCGAATTTAGCAGGGTGGATTTACCCGCCCCATTGCTACCAATAACGGTCACGAACTCGCCAACCTCCAGAGTCAGATCAATACCGCGAAGGGCTTTGATTTCGTTAACATCACCGGGGTTAAAAGTTTTGTGAATTGAGTTAAGTTCTAACATATTGTCCAATAAATGTTATCAGTGTGCCGTCAACGCTCGCAAGCCCAGATTACGCCGCAAGCTGGGAATAACTAGGGCGATTAAAACCAGCAAAGCCAGCGCAATCTGTATATCACCCGCTTCCAGCTTCACAATCAGGTTTTTGTCGAGTTCCCAATTAAAGATATAGATTGGAAGGTAATACAACAAGCTGCTCAAAAGCGCACCGACAAAAGCTCCCACAAAGATACTGGTAATGGTTATCCAGCGCGGTGTAAATTCATTCAAGGTGAGATAAGCCAGCCAGCTAACGAAAGCGACGGAAAGTAGTGTAACCAACAAGCGCAAGCCAACCGCTTGAGTCAGGGCGAGATTGAATACACCTGAGAAGATAAAGCGATATACAATCGCGCCGATTACCGCACCTGTCAAAGCAAATAAAGTGGTGCGAGGAGGCAGGAAAGTTTCGCCGATGATTACCGCCGCCACGCCTGTAACAATAATGCCCTGCCCGGCTGTTACGCTGGCGCTACGCTGATATTGCGCTACAAGCGCCCCACATAGAGCTATCATAGCGTTAGAAAGCATCAGCACCATAATTTTGGTGTTATTGGTATTTACCCCCAATGCCCGGATCATATTTTCATTATCCCCGGTAGCGCGCATGGCAAAGCCGATTTCGGTATTAATCAACCAGTTGATAAACAGCACAATCACAAGCGCAATCGCCGCCATCACGCCCATCTGCACAAAATCGCCTTCCAATGTGCCAAGCAACTTGCGTGGGTCGGGTTGCCCTAGCAGCGTGGTTGTTACCTGATCGAGAATCGTGGAAGGAGTAGAGGTTAGATTTGCAGCTAAAATACCCTGATTATTGATGGCGCGTAGGTTGATGCTGTATAAAGCCGCTGAAACCAAAATCCCGGCTAGAATACCGTTTACCTTGAAACGAGTGTGGATTATTCCGGTAGCCATACCCGCTAACGCCCCGCATAATGTCGCAACCAGCGTGGCTACCCAAGGGCTACCAAAAAAGCCTCCTTCCTGAAACCGAATAAGCGCAATAGTAACGCATCCGCCCAGCGCATAACTACCCTCGATGGTCAGGTCGGGAAAACTCAGAATCCGAAAAGTGAGATAAACACCGATAGCCACTCCCACAAAAGCAAACCCAAAGGTGAAAGCGCCGCGCCATTGTGAAACTTCGGTTTGGAGAGTCAAGTAACCGGCAAGAGCGAGAGCGCAAACCCGCAGCGACCAACTGCTTAATAAGCTTAACTGGTGGCGCGATAAGTTTGGATGTACAACAGCTTTAGAAGGAACAGGCGCTCCATCAGGTTTTTTTATGGGGGGTTCAGTGCGGGTGCGCCATGCTTTCACTTAGCAACTCACTCCTTGTTTAGCAGAAACTCAAAATAATCCACTTGTTTAACATTCAGGCAGTAGGTTATATAGCGAGTCGGGATTTTCGCATATTATAGCTTAAGGCAAAATAGCTAACAACCCGAATGCGAGCAAATTGCAGATTTAGTTGATTGAGTTCCTTGGCAACAACGCTTATTATAGACTCAGCTTAATAAAATTCAAATAGGAGGAAGCTTATGGCAGATGAATATGTGGTGGGGAAAACAAAACTTAAAATTGAACGCAGCGATATTGTAAAGGCAGGCACAGAAGCCATCGTCAATGCCGCTAATTCAGCACTAGCAGGCGGTGGTGGGGTTGACGGCGCGATACATACTGCCGCAGGTCGTGAACTTTACGAATTGACGCGCCCTTTCGGCGGCTGCCCCACTGGCAGCGCGGTAATAACGGCGTCAGGGCGTATCCCTTTGCCCACCCGTTATATCATTCATGCGGTAGGTCCGATTTATGACGAATATAGTGCGGGTGAAAGCGAGCGTTTGTTGGCGAGTGCTTACCTAAAGTCGTTGGAATTGGCGGAGGAAAATCAGCTAAAGAGTGTCGCTTTTCCCTCCATTAGCACCGGCGTTTATGGATACCCCATCCAACGTGCCGCACCGCTCGTATTGCGCACCGTTAAAGAGTATTTAGAGAAAAAGGGGGGGAACACTACGCTGGAATTGGTACTATTTGTACTGTATGGCGAAAGAGATTTAGAAATCTATCGCAATGCGCTGGCAAAACTTTGAAAATAAGCGGGTATTTTAGAGCGGATAACCACAATCGTAGTTGAGGGTGCGGCGCATTTGACGAGCATGATTGATAAGACTTTTCAGGCGAAGAGCGGGTGGAGAGAGCATTTCATCGGTCTTACCCGCTTCAAAATAATTATCAAAGAAAGCTACTTCACTCACGTCAAAATTGTTGCCGCCAGATAATAAAATGCCGCCTACGACCCGAACCAGATAAAAATGCAAAATGCCATGTACAGGTTGCCCGGTAGGCATCACTATAAAATCATCCCAAGAATCTACAAGCGGGCCAAGCTCAACCTCAAGCCCGGTTTCTTCCATAAATTCCCGCTTGAGCGCATCGGGTTGCATTTCGCCACGACCCATTGCGCCACCGGGGAAATTCCAGTAAAAACTAAGGGAGTTATTACGAACCATCAACACGCGGTCTTCTTGGTCAAAGAGCAAACCATAGACAGCGGGTCGCCAAGCTAGGCTCTGGGGTGGAAGCCAGCGCCCACCCGGTATCAGTGGGTTGGATTCCCGGCAATATACATACCTGTTACGCGGAGTCACAAGTTTGCCGGGAAGCAGATTTTTAAATTCGTGCCATGCCTCAGCTTGTAAATGATTGCGGAATACCGAATCTGAGGCACAGCGTTTGAGAACTCGCCAGTAAAAAGCTAGAGCCACTTTACCTGCATCTTATTTTGCCTTGAGAAGTTTAGCCATCTCTTCAGGAATCGAAATAGATTTAAGTTTACCGACATCATCGGGGTCTTCCATTTTTATCCAGATGCGCAATTCATAACCACTTCCTACCAGCACACCCTCTTTGAAAAGATGATGTTCCAGCTTGAAGGTCTTTTCCTTAAGATCAACTACCTCAGATTCGATATGTACAATATCATCATAACGCAAAGGTCGGATGAAGTGGCAACCACATTCGACGACAGGTTGTGCCAACCCATAATGTTCTAACAATTGGCTATGGGTAAGACCAACTGCTCTCAGTAATTCATGAGTTGCCCGGTCAAACCAGCGGAAATAGTTGGGGTAAAACACTACCCCACGAGCATCCGTATCACCAAGATCGACCCTCAATTCAATCGTATTTTTCATCGCTGTTTTCCTTTTCTGAATACTTCAGGTTCAGAACTGCCTATTAGTAACAACGGGTTATTTTCATTGCTTACCCGCCAAGTATCTAGATCTAAAATCGGTGCGAGTCGATGAAGTTGCAAATACGGGTGACACCTTCTACCAGTGCGTCCTCAGCAGTAGCTAGCGAAACACGCAAGAAACCACCTGACTCGGGACCAAATGTTGCACCCGGCGCACACGAAACCTTGTGCTCAGTAACTAGAGTGCGAGCCACATCATAGCTATCAAGTAAAGTTGTGCTAATATCAAGCATTACATAAAAAGCGCCGCTAGGCTTGTATTGGTACAAACCGCGTTGCTTTAAAATATCACATACCAGATCGCGGCGGTGGCGGTAGCTCTCGCGCATTTCCGCTACACAATCCTGCGAACCGGTTAAAGCAGTTAGAGCCGCCATTTGGTTGGGTGCTGCGGTACAACTTAGCATCGGCTCAAGACTACGCGCCAACAAACCGATAAAGGGTTGCTGCGCCACCACATAACCTACCCGCCAACCGGTCATGCTGTAGGTTTTGCTGAAGCTGTAAACCCCAATAACACGTTCCGGGTCAAACAGGGCTGCCGTAGTAGGAGCACCTTCAAAAATCAATTCTTCGTAAACTTCGTCAGAAATAACATAGAGGTCATGCTTACGGGCAAGTTCCACTATCCCCTGCACTACTTGGCTGGAATAAACCGCTCCGGTGGGATTGCTGGGATTGCAAAGCACAATCGCCTTTGTTTTGGGCGTAATCACTGCTTCTATTTCGTCCAGTTTCGGTACAAAATCGTTTTCAGCGCGGGTGGGGTAAAAAGTTGGCTTGCCGCCCACCAAGGTCACCTGATTGGCATATATAGGCCACCCGGGATCAGGCACTAATACTTCATCACCGGGGTTAACCAACGCCATAAAGATTCCCATTAATCCCGGAGTAGAACCGGGCGTTACCACCACATTATCAGCAGTAATATCTCGGTAATTATTGAGTTTTAGAACTTTTTGCAAAATAGCTTCGCGTAAGACGGGATATCCGGCAAATTGAGTATATTTAGTATGCCCCTCGCGGGCGGCTTTATTGGCAGCCTCTACAATATGCTCAGGAGTTGGAAAATTGGGTTCGCCGATTTCAAGACGGATACAACCGGGCGTTTTTACCGCCATTTCCATAATCTCGCGGATACCGCTCCGTTTCGTCTGTTGTGGTCTTGATGCAAGTTCTTTCATTTCTCTTCCATTCTCTCCAAAAATTACAGAGCCGCAGTAGCGGCAAGATTCCAAATTCGGTGCAATCAGCTTACTTTTGATTTTGCCGGGTCTTTTACTCCTCTTAAGAAGAAAATCCCAAGTAAAAAGAAGCAAGTGCCCATCAAAAACAGTGCAGTGTACCCTAGGTGCGGCAAATTGAATAAATGCGTGCCAATTGCATTAAAGCCATCCCGCATTCCCCCTCCCAAAAGAGCGGCAAGCGCCTGAGAACCTGCACCCGCTAGATTGGAAATACCCATAAAGCGTCCTGCCGATTCTTGCGGAATCAGGTCGGTTGCCAGTGCCCAATCTAGGCTGTTGAATGAACCGGTAGCAATCCCGATCAAACTACCGTATAGCATCACCTGAGTCATATCGGTTGCCGTTGCTAATAATACCATGCCTGTCGCACCGATGCCGCAAGCAATAATAATCAACCGCTTGCGTCCTATCTGATCGCCAAGCCAAACAGCAGGCATAATAGAAAGCAAGCTGCATGTGATTATCACCACACCTAGCAAAGTATAAGATTCGGTCAAAGTACCTTCGCGCTTACCCATAACGTCTTGAAGGTAGTAGAGTGCAAAAATAGTGAGAGTTGCCAGCGCCGTCAGCACACACAGTCGGGAAACAATAAACCTAATAAAATCAGGATAGTTACGCAACTCATGGAGCACTTTCAAAATTATCTTAAAGTTACTGGTAGATTCATGAGTCCTGCGCAAGGGTTCTTCCCGAATTGTAGTGAAGGTCGAAACCAGCGTCACAATAACAACTAGGGCTATAAGCAGCAAGGCAAGTTCAATCCTACCCAAATCAATAAATAGGGTTGCTACTGCCAATCCACTTACATTACCCAGAATTTGCGCAATTCCCATTGCGCCACTGGCTCTACCACGTCGCGAAGGCGGCACACAATCCGGAATAATACCTTGGTAAGCACCTTGCACCACATTATCAGAAAACTGCAACAAAAGGTAAAAGAGCAATAGCATCCACCAGTTACCGAAGAAAACCACCATTGCTGCCATTATAATAAGCACCAGCACTACCGAGATTCCGCCCACCAGCATATAAGGACGACGTCTGCCCCATAAGTGCTGATTTACATCGCTCAAAGCTCCGGCGGCAGGTTGCACTACTATTGCCACCACCATACCCAGAGCGGTGATAATGCCAAGCATCGTACCTTTAATATCTTCAGCTATATAACGGCTATTAAGGTTCGGTAATATAACGCCATTCACACTACCCCAGAGATAACTGATGCCTAACCACATCAGGCTAATCCAGATGTAATCAAGAAATTTGAAATTTGCGCGGGTGCTACCTTTAAAGTCTCTTTTTGTGGTTTTAGGAGGGGTGGGTTTTAGATTGGGGACTTTTTCCAGAGCAGCAGCCTGCACCTTACCATGTTCGGGGCGCTTGAACAGTTTCGACATTAAGAAGAAAAGCCTTTACTATTTCGATCAGTTCGCTTACTGACGCAATTACATTATATTGATTCTTATGACTCTAAGTAAAGCACACAAGTGGTCAATATACTGCTTTCGGAGATATCGGCTTTGTTAGATTTGATTTATCAACGCAAATAAAGCGAGTGAGGCGGTGGCTCTATAACCCTTGATATATTGCCTTCTGGATCAGTAATGGAAATCCAAATGCCGATATCAGAGTCTTCATGTGGGCCGCTGAAGGAAACGCCTCTAGCAGAGAAAATGTGCGCCAATTCCTTTAATCCGGTTGCCCGAAATCCTATCTGAAAAGGAGTATCCTTACCCCACACTCGCGCCCGATGCTCGTCAGGCTTGATACCTCCGGGTGAAAGCGCCAAGCGCGTACCCTCACTAAAAAAAACTGCGCCCATACCAGAATTTTCTGACTCCTGTTGTAGCTCAGGCTTTGAACCATTTTCCTGCCATACCTTTTCGGCGCGCTCAGTTATAGGACGAACCCCACCACCAAGGTCAACCAGAGGCAAACCCAGCAAGTCACGATAAAAGCGTAGTTGTGCCTCAAGATCGGCTACCGCTAACCATAGTACCCCTAAATGTTCAAAACCGCTTGATCCTATCGGCGCAGAGTTGCGAGTTTCAGAAACCTGCCAGATATTACGCTCAGGGTCAAAAAAAAGCAGATTTGATACCCAACCCTGATCAAACATCTGAGTGATTGGGACTTCGCGCTCATTTAAATTGGCGTAGATTGCCGCTAAGTCGTCCACCTGAAAGCCCGGTATTAACGCTACATCAGGGCTACCCCGGCGCGGTTTGGGCAAATGCGCCCATGTAACCCGCCCTTCTACAAGTTCAAGCAGCACCGGACCACAGTTAAAAATAATATGATGTCCCAGAGCAGTATTGCCTTCATCAACAAAGCGTAATCCTAGAGTACGTTCCAGAAAGGTGGCTTCGCCTAACACATCGTTAGCTTTCAAGCCCAGCCAGAAAATCCCGGTAATACGTGGTTCATGTAAGCGTGAGTAAGCTTTGGAGAGTGAAGACTGAGAAGTAGCTTTATTCTGTTTTTTTCTTCCAAAAAACCTCAACCTTGCGCTGACCTTATGAAATAAAAAACTCGAAGTTGCAAGTTTATTCTAACCGAATTCGGGAAGAGCAGGATTATAATAATCGTTGAGGTTAGGTTGATTGTTGCTTAAGAGTCGGTTTTCAAGCCGCAAACGTTCGTTACCCAGTAGCCCGAACAAGATATAATCCGGTTGACCATTTGCACCGGGATGTAGTTCCATCCGCGCCCGTTCAAAATACTGTACCTTATATACCCCGCCATCATCAGGATTCGCCTCATCATAAACGCGGGTCTTGGGCAAACCGATAATCGCCAAACCGCCTTGTTGCAACCATGCCTGAAGGAATAAACCACTCAGGTTGTGCTGTGTCTCAGGGAACCAGTAGGTATTCTGATTCTTTTCTTCTGGCATAGCGGGGCTATCCAGCGGTTGCCCGCGTTTATCCACCCAACCTCTATCTAACAAAACCTGGTTTCCTAACAAGCCGAACAGCACTTCACTGGTAGTACCCTTAAATTCAGGGTGGTATTCCATGCGCACTCGCTCGAAATATTGCACCAGATAATAATTGCCATCGGCGGAGTTGCGTTCATAGAATTGCCCGGTTTTAGGGTAACCGAACAATTCAAGACCACCTTTTTCCCACGCTCGTTTAAAGACATCGCGCACGGTGTGCTCGGTTTGTGGGAAAACCAGTACATTGGAATTGGCATCAGGCGCAGCCGGA
This window contains:
- a CDS encoding VOC family protein; this translates as MRFFGRKKQNKATSQSSLSKAYSRLHEPRITGIFWLGLKANDVLGEATFLERTLGLRFVDEGNTALGHHIIFNCGPVLLELVEGRVTWAHLPKPRRGSPDVALIPGFQVDDLAAIYANLNEREVPITQMFDQGWVSNLLFFDPERNIWQVSETRNSAPIGSSGFEHLGVLWLAVADLEAQLRFYRDLLGLPLVDLGGGVRPITERAEKVWQENGSKPELQQESENSGMGAVFFSEGTRLALSPGGIKPDEHRARVWGKDTPFQIGFRATGLKELAHIFSARGVSFSGPHEDSDIGIWISITDPEGNISRVIEPPPHSLYLR
- a CDS encoding pyridoxal phosphate-dependent aminotransferase, with translation MAVRISQKAGMFSESVIREMTRIFLARGDKPGVNLAQGFPDFPAPSAMKEAASRAIHADINQYAITWGSKSLRHAIAAKVAKFSGFHPDPEREITVACGATEAMMAAMLAVVDPGDEVIVFEPFYENYGPDAILSGAQPRFVTLHEPDWHFDEDELTAAFNNKTRAIIINTPNNPTGKVFNRAELEFIGALCQKWNVVAITDEIYEHMVYEGEHVSLATLPGMYDHTITISGLSKTYSATGWRIGWLIAPPHISSAIRKVHDFLTVGAAAPLQEGAATALAFPDSYYHDLQNMYLEKRNKMVGILEKAGFEVYKPNGAYYIMTDISRFGFPDDMTFARYLVDEIGVGSVPGSSFYRHPEFGKSKVRFTFCKKPETLDLAAELLSKLQPR
- a CDS encoding pyridoxal phosphate-dependent aminotransferase, which codes for MKELASRPQQTKRSGIREIMEMAVKTPGCIRLEIGEPNFPTPEHIVEAANKAAREGHTKYTQFAGYPVLREAILQKVLKLNNYRDITADNVVVTPGSTPGLMGIFMALVNPGDEVLVPDPGWPIYANQVTLVGGKPTFYPTRAENDFVPKLDEIEAVITPKTKAIVLCNPSNPTGAVYSSQVVQGIVELARKHDLYVISDEVYEELIFEGAPTTAALFDPERVIGVYSFSKTYSMTGWRVGYVVAQQPFIGLLARSLEPMLSCTAAPNQMAALTALTGSQDCVAEMRESYRHRRDLVCDILKQRGLYQYKPSGAFYVMLDISTTLLDSYDVARTLVTEHKVSCAPGATFGPESGGFLRVSLATAEDALVEGVTRICNFIDSHRF
- a CDS encoding MFS transporter; the protein is MSKLFKRPEHGKVQAAALEKVPNLKPTPPKTTKRDFKGSTRANFKFLDYIWISLMWLGISYLWGSVNGVILPNLNSRYIAEDIKGTMLGIITALGMVVAIVVQPAAGALSDVNQHLWGRRRPYMLVGGISVVLVLIIMAAMVVFFGNWWMLLLFYLLLQFSDNVVQGAYQGIIPDCVPPSRRGRASGAMGIAQILGNVSGLAVATLFIDLGRIELALLLIALVVIVTLVSTFTTIREEPLRRTHESTSNFKIILKVLHELRNYPDFIRFIVSRLCVLTALATLTIFALYYLQDVMGKREGTLTESYTLLGVVIITCSLLSIMPAVWLGDQIGRKRLIIIACGIGATGMVLLATATDMTQVMLYGSLIGIATGSFNSLDWALATDLIPQESAGRFMGISNLAGAGSQALAALLGGGMRDGFNAIGTHLFNLPHLGYTALFLMGTCFFLLGIFFLRGVKDPAKSKVS
- a CDS encoding macro domain-containing protein, translating into MADEYVVGKTKLKIERSDIVKAGTEAIVNAANSALAGGGGVDGAIHTAAGRELYELTRPFGGCPTGSAVITASGRIPLPTRYIIHAVGPIYDEYSAGESERLLASAYLKSLELAEENQLKSVAFPSISTGVYGYPIQRAAPLVLRTVKEYLEKKGGNTTLELVLFVLYGERDLEIYRNALAKL
- a CDS encoding ABC transporter permease, whose translation is MKAWRTRTEPPIKKPDGAPVPSKAVVHPNLSRHQLSLLSSWSLRVCALALAGYLTLQTEVSQWRGAFTFGFAFVGVAIGVYLTFRILSFPDLTIEGSYALGGCVTIALIRFQEGGFFGSPWVATLVATLCGALAGMATGIIHTRFKVNGILAGILVSAALYSINLRAINNQGILAANLTSTPSTILDQVTTTLLGQPDPRKLLGTLEGDFVQMGVMAAIALVIVLFINWLINTEIGFAMRATGDNENMIRALGVNTNNTKIMVLMLSNAMIALCGALVAQYQRSASVTAGQGIIVTGVAAVIIGETFLPPRTTLFALTGAVIGAIVYRFIFSGVFNLALTQAVGLRLLVTLLSVAFVSWLAYLTLNEFTPRWITITSIFVGAFVGALLSSLLYYLPIYIFNWELDKNLIVKLEAGDIQIALALLVLIALVIPSLRRNLGLRALTAH
- a CDS encoding acyl-CoA thioesterase, which translates into the protein MKNTIELRVDLGDTDARGVVFYPNYFRWFDRATHELLRAVGLTHSQLLEHYGLAQPVVECGCHFIRPLRYDDIVHIESEVVDLKEKTFKLEHHLFKEGVLVGSGYELRIWIKMEDPDDVGKLKSISIPEEMAKLLKAK
- a CDS encoding ABC transporter substrate-binding protein, producing the protein MRKFASFNLRRVSLFLALSLALVTFLAACGDNTATSVPATTTAAATTAAATTAGAATTAGATTAGATTASAATTAGATTASVVTTASATTAVAATTGAGGAAKSVACTAPTAAATNGKTYKIAIAVQAPIPALSNAIKGTKEGLATCGFIEGKNVTYSLGDANGDIPSLKTIGDKFRDEKPDLIVAVGTQALVNMYNTNPNTPIVFNATTNPYVALKDVVKTPTDHGNVTGVQALAPIKEALEYAKVVAPNAKNIGLVWTTSEQNSAVNTDIAKQEAPGLGLTIVEAPISKREEVQQAAQSIADKVDVFFSTTDVSVVDQLEALVQVAIAKKKPVISNDPSSGPRGVALAYGIDYYNNGVSSAKLASRILNGEAASKVDIEKEKDFGLVVNLEGAQLMGVKLPDAILSKASVKYDKITPNK
- a CDS encoding NUDIX hydrolase encodes the protein MALAFYWRVLKRCASDSVFRNHLQAEAWHEFKNLLPGKLVTPRNRYVYCRESNPLIPGGRWLPPQSLAWRPAVYGLLFDQEDRVLMVRNNSLSFYWNFPGGAMGRGEMQPDALKREFMEETGLEVELGPLVDSWDDFIVMPTGQPVHGILHFYLVRVVGGILLSGGNNFDVSEVAFFDNYFEAGKTDEMLSPPALRLKSLINHARQMRRTLNYDCGYPL
- a CDS encoding ABC transporter ATP-binding protein, coding for MLELNSIHKTFNPGDVNEIKALRGIDLTLEVGEFVTVIGSNGAGKSTLLNSVAGVFQPDEGKIYIDNTDVTRWAEHHRARLVGRVFQDPLRGTAASMSIEQNMAIALLRGKRRGLGQGLRRKDRPVFREHLALLGLGLEDRLQSKVGLLSGGQRQSLTLLMATLTKPRVLLLDEHIAALDPATAEQVLQLTNKLVRDYHLTTLMVTHNMSQALSMGTRTLMMHQGQIILDLRGEERARLTVTDLINKFTELRGKGKLDDSIVDDELLLS